A segment of the Necator americanus strain Aroian chromosome IV, whole genome shotgun sequence genome:
ccaccctcctctccataatctacgatcctgtaaacgactactccaccggaaatccgcaccattccagattcgtgggatgatacctttaaagaaaagattatGAATACCTGCTCATACCTTGTAATATGTTGGTCTACACATCAATATGCGAACTTTTGTCTCCGTCATTGTCGTGGAGCAGCAATGACGGTCGAGCCGCCTTCAGTCAGTTAAAATACAAATGAGCTGTAACATTCACGGAGATTCGTGCTTTGTGATAGCGATTAGAGTTAGAGATTAGATATTAGTGGTAATACCGTAGTAAGACAAGATAATGATGATGACAATGGAACTGAAGATGTTGGGATCTCACTACGAAAAGATGAGCCTGGAGGTGTAGATCACGGGTATGAacgcgatcacgctcaattacCGCTAATTACCCTGAAAACAGCAACAGAAACATGGGAAACGGAGTGACACGTTGTGAAGTATCTCATAAGAAAATTCGGTCAATGAGACCGTTTCCCATGCCGCTTTTCAGGACACTCAGGGAGAATTAAGCGCAGATGCGCTCATATTGGTGATCTACCCTCCAACCTTATCGTTTCGTGGAGTgacctcaacatcgtcaatttcgtgatatgttaccataaaattaaatacatGCTAAATAGATGCACTATTACGGATAAGAGATGCATTGAAGGTAGAAACTACTCTTGTAAAGAACGAAAGCCTTTGGGAGTTCTTCCTAGATAGTTTTAGGTGTTTCTCCATACAGATGTATATTATTGCGGAGGATTGAACGGTATTTTGTGAGGATAGTGGATCCACATGCAATTTGCAACAAACCGGTCCCAACAGAAACAAGACAAGGCTATGTGTCGTTTTTAAAAAGCTAAGGAATGTGTGAAGGAATTTGCATTATTATCTTTAACcacctgaacgtccggctaaagccggacttcaagcttattttggtgtttcaTTTtgatgttcgcttcgctcgcttttaccaatcaataagaaataacaaaaataacagtagcgacattttttgaagttataattgcttttttctatcaacgctttcttcagtttttttttatccacaaATTTAAGCATAGTTGAAAGAtcttatggtttttccctaaacgcttagttctatatttggagagcaatccaacttaattttatatctatttttctctcaaacctcccaatttggaaacattatttgaagaatgagtctcctccgttctcatctattagcaaagaatgatgtgctaacatggaatgacgtgaatattcTATCatagtgatgaaaaaaataacgttctacgtcagattgcgtaaactgttggctactatgtattgcacttgatcagccgttcgcacgtgtgtttcctccttttgaaagaagaatgcGAGCAGCATCAGGAAACGTGCTGGGAAACAGATATGCGAAGGGACCGTAGGAACCCACTCTATCGCCTTGAGgatcccgcgcaccaatccgacgcaatGGATCCCCGCCTCTCCCTCTCTACAGCTTCCTGGCACCGACGCACCATTTTAACccagtgggacccgtcccaacccattttacagctaactggctccggggcacaaattcgacgccgtgtTACCCGTCACGCAATTTTGCCACGTTGAAGTTCCAGCACACCAAATACAATTCTTATACAggatgatagtttgcaaatttggaagtatacattcacataaaagtttatttaccctcactaacatatgagggAAAATaatttgccttatcaaagacaACAGACATTTGTGTACAACTTTGgacaaaagtgaagaggtaGAGTACTCGTCTGTCATGTGCATgacgatggttcggcacctcgcCGGTGtggagttttgcatcattatggagcattttcgtgacacacacacacacacacacacacacacacacacacacacacacacacacacacacacacacacacacacacacacacacacacacacacacacacacacacacacacaacacacacacacaacaacaCACAcctacacacacatacacacacacacaacacacatacacacaacacacaacacacaacacacatacacacaacaacaacacaaacacacaacacacacacacacacacaacacaacacacacacacaacacacatacacacaaacaacacaacacacaacacacaacacacatacacacacacaacacacacacatacacacaacatacacacacatacacacacacatacacacacacacatatacacacacacacatacacacacatatacacacacacacatacacacacatacacacacatacacacacacacatacacacacacatacacacacatatacacacacacacacacacacacatacacacacatacacacacatacacacacatacacaaacatacacacacatacacacacacacacacacacacacatacacacacacacacatacacacacacacacacacatacacacacacatacacacacatacacacacatacacacacacatacacacacacacatatacacacacacacatacacacacatatacacacacacacatacacacacatacacacacatacacacacacatacacacacatacacacaaaacacacacacacaatacacacacacacacacacacacacacacacacacatacacacacatacacacacatacacaaacatacacacacatacacacatacacacacacacacacatacacacatacacacatacacacattcacacaacacacacattcacacaacacacacgacacacacaacacacatacacacaacacacacatacacacacacatacacacatatacacacaacacacagcacacacatacacacacaacacacacacatacacacacatacacacacacacacatatacacacacacacacgactaagcgcgttattataacATGATATAGCCTAAACACACTGTGTCGGATAAAAGACAACGTACACACGAAcaacgcacacacacacacacacacacacacacacatacacatacacacacacatacacacacacatacacacacatacacacacatacacacacacacacacacacacacacacggactaagcgcgttattatatagcatgatattagCCTAAACTACACTGTGTTCTGGGATAAATCAAACGTAACGTACATCACGTAGACATGCACCCACCTGTTGCGctcatttttaaaggcatcactccacgaatctgaggtggtgcagatttcaggcggagtattcttataagggatagtagattatggagaggaacgtgattccgtccatttcttcctaattgcacaCTATgttctacagcgagttcgattggagcgcgctagccttgtgcacgcgccgtatcttccgggccgcttttttacggcaattaggaagaaatggacggaatcatcccctctccataatctactatcccgtatacgattattcaacctgaaatccgtactaccccagattcgtggggtgatgccttcaagcgtTTTTAAGGATAATTTATTAGAAAGGCACTTAAACATGTGGTCACCATCCACTTACCAACTCATTACctcaaactggaaaaaaacaaatgtcagTTTCTGTTTCTAAAAAGTCCTTTCTTCATGTTTGTGTAATTGACGAGAAATTCATAGGTGTGCATGTCGTCCACTTCAAATGTGCTTTCGACCAGGACCGTAACCCCTTCCTATAACCTCACTACATTTAGTGCCATATTAACGTACTGGATGAGTCGCTGCTGAATGTTGAAGATCAATTTTTGTAAGGTACTGTCCTTGACTTGAATAAAAGCTGAAATgatatttgcttttttatttaagattgaaaaacaacatttttctgcattttgcAATTTCTACATTGTAGTTTGTTGCATCTGGTTGATGTACAAACGTTTGGAAGCAACTCCCTCTGATTATTTGTGTAACTCTGGTACTAACTTGGAGTTGTTTCGCTTTCTGCAAGCCGAATCTTCTATGCATGCGTCTCCACGAACTACCGGAGCGTGGCTTCGTCGGGGCATGTATGCGTTTCGAGGCCATATCCACAGGATATGTAATGTCTCTAGGCTTTCGCGAAAAAGTGCGGATACCTTTTTACCGTTATGCCCATTATGGTGGCCAACAACTTTAATCTTCTTTGCACCCGAAGAAGCGGTTTGGATGATTACTCCAACATATTTAGAAGAGCTCCTTGCTTTTTACTCATATCTGAAACAAAGAACTTCGTCAAAGAAGTGGAGAACATGATAAAGAACAACAAGAGAAGGCAAAAGTAGTGCAAGCACTAAAAGGACTGAAAAATAGTCAAACTTTTGTCCGCGTTATTTCGAATAAATCTGAAGCTGTAAGATCTTATTTTTGCAATGTCAGCTTTTCAAACGAAATTGTAGTTTTTTCACATAGCTTTTGGTTATATATGTCAGATCTATCCAAAAGAACGGTATTATTTCCTATGGATTTGACACACAGATTTGTTTCTCGTACATCATTCACGATTATGCGTGCTAAGTTTaatcaaaaaatacaatacGGTTAACGTCGGACTGTCGGACATTTTCCTTGCCTGCTTTTGCTCCACAGAGAGCAAATGTTGTGATGAAACACGACCCTCTCTTCCCAGCTCTTCCTCACCAACAATTCAATATGTTGGAAATTTCCTGTATTTCGAAAACGCAACGTCGAAGATTTGATGCGGAACgaatggaaaaaggaaaattcgatAGCTGGCAGGAACGAGTAAACACCaagtagtagaagaaaaaaatttcttgaaatgttgaaattttggtgttgatatatttttatgtcctaaaacattttaaatatCTTCAGAGCCTGAGAAAATCACATATGTAGTACAACAAAATAGAGAAGGAGAGAGTGAGGAACATAGATCGAATTACTgaagaacgacgaaaaagaagaaaaaacgaaaaagaaaaaaaagaagaacgaaagaaaatcaaCGTTTTGTTTCAACAGTTTTATAGTGAGATCGCGCAGGTTCGACGCCCCTGTGAGCTAAACCTTTGCAAAAGAGGTAGAAAGTTGAAACTGCACCTAAAAGAGGAAGTTTCGATACTTTATCGTTTTCAACAGTTGAAACGTAGATTTAACAAAATTCAATGGccaaaaagctcagattttttgaatattgtAAGGTCTGGAAGATTGTAActaattttctgtgaaaagcATTTTGAGATACCATACTTTTGGTAGTATTCCACAAGATTCCAATAATTACACTACTGTTTTTGTAACatcctagattttttttggaattcaggTTCGAGAGAGAACTAGGAATTTTGCGTATTTGGCCTGAATTTCTTGCTTCTGagttttgagagaaccagacgaTCCAAAGagaagtttctttcttttttcctttctggaGCTTTCTTTTGACCTGTTCTGTTCCGGATATAGGAATAACTTTTTGAACGTCGTCCTATTCTCTGAATGGGAAAACTTATTgaatttccaacttttttcaagCGCGAAGAATGTTTATCTTGCGATTCTCATGGGTTTCACtgtttttccagattttcgattggaaaaagatgaagacCCCTCACAATGGTTTACCGCCCCATAGTGGCGTGAAGGTGACTCTAGGCGTCGATCTGCGATGTACAGCGTGGGTTCGTcttccggcagggtctcctaAGCTgaaaaggagttcgacacatccgacattccgacttctcgcaATCGgtagcctagctaagagtaaaccactgctaagattcaccaccgccttagcaaaatgtcgcaaagtGGCTACTTGATCcgtataggttgggcgacgacctgtggtgaaagctaagctcgccgtggcatggctgcttagtttggggaaacgtttctttgccactccagcatattcactgcctcagtaccctgcacagtGGGctctgccgtctcagacgtcggacggtatggcgaccagtgagaggcgatcaaatttCTAaagttgctcaggacgtcattgattctggaccaaggtgACACACGCACGAATCGCCATGGTGGCTGTCTCAGaccgagaacagtgtccacagacgctgacctgcatgcccttctcggagctgcagagggTATCAAATTTTACGTGATTGTTCTGCAGGAggccaagtgcagaaggagcgacgtacgacagatgaatgacggtacactcgtcattcgtagggagaaggttccgtcgcgaaatatAGGCGGTGTTAGTTTTgctgtgcacccatctgtcgtccatcttgtcgattctcatgAGATCCTGCCACCTcatctggccattcttcgcctccaccctctgcgccaaaaacccatcagtatcatcaactactattcaccaacatcagcagctgatgaatgagcattggacgcgttttacgaggagctggaggaagtagtccacaacgagaagtccttttacaaattcgttgtcggagacttcaacgcaaaactaggaaaggccacagaagaggaatacaggattggaagatttggactaggggaccggaatgaaaatggcaatcgtctcgctggGTTGCTGTTCGCCGCCCGCCTCCTTCATGGGAATTCTCTTCTCATGAAGAACGATCATCGttggtggacatgggaatcgcccaatggtgCGACTTGTGCGGACATCGACTACATACTCACCAACTGGAGTTGATGTCTGCTTGACGTCTCGGTAGTACCACcattttgtagtggttctgatcaccgtctccttcatgcgaaaatacgacttagccacacgatggaaaagaaaatctgctatcggcaatgaaggtgaaaagaagtcgtctacaacgattgcgtactcgaggactccttgtcccaaggtgattggcacatcgaggaggacccagaCGTgaactacgagatgctgctcagaggattatgAGCCTATGCTGAACGTgtctcgaagccgcgcacgacaaacttagatcgaatttcgaaaacCACCAAGGAACTGTTGGATTTGttgaagattctggaagcagcacaaagaagaacgagtctaaagaaatGCCGCAGAGATTTCTGCGAATATAATactccgctagcagcctttcTGAGCGAAGACGGAACTCGCACATCTTCTCGTCGTgaaatggaaatcattacggagaggttctactcgaaccttttccgttcatcaactcctgcgTCAAGctcgatcatccccactggtgaagctccaccacggattctctcTTCGGAAGTatgagtcgctatcaagagcatgaaacctggcagaGCCCCCGGATTTTATATTAGCatactttcttcgggctgatggccatccacttcatgtaatcttagcagcgcacatgacatcctaccttcagaaaggaaggatcccagaccagaggaagacctcgcgaaccgttcttatccataagaaaggtgaccgataGGACCTTccgaactaccgtccgatgtgcttgctgagcgtgttatacaaagtattcaccaagatcatcctcacgcgcatatctacgacgctggatgaagcccagcctcaagaacaaactggattccgccaggggttcagctgcttggttCACATCCAGACcatgtcgagggtcatagaggtttgccgggaataccgcctgccttTTGTTCTAAagttcgtcgactatgagaaagccttcgacagcgtagaaacgaatgcagtactgtcagcgctggtcgatcaaggtgtggatgcttcgtatgtgaggacattagccaattgctacgatcgatacACCACGAAGATACAGTTTTTCCACCGCaccctcaccatacccattggaaagggggtgcgacaaaGCTATAAtgtatcgccgaagctgttcacgactgcactgcaatggataatgaagtcactttcctgggaagaaaaaggcacacgtgttg
Coding sequences within it:
- a CDS encoding hypothetical protein (NECATOR_CHRIV.G15460.T1), which encodes MKETVIRTTTKWWYYRDVKQTSTPVGEYVVDVRTSRTIGRFPCPPTMIVLHEKRIPMKEAGGEQQPSETIAIFIPVP
- a CDS encoding hypothetical protein (NECATOR_CHRIV.G15459.T2), with amino-acid sequence MKTPHNGLPPHSGVKVTLGVDLRCTAWVGRRPVVKAKLAVAWLLSLGKRFFATPAYSLPQYPAQWALPSQTSDGMATSDTRTNRHGGCLRPRTVSTDADLHALLGAAEGIKFYVIVLQEAKCRRSDVRQMNDGTLVIRREKVPSRNIGGVSFAVHPSVVHLVDSHEILPPHLAILRLHPLRQKPISIINYYSPTSAADE
- a CDS encoding hypothetical protein (NECATOR_CHRIV.G15461.T1), which gives rise to MSRVIEVCREYRLPFVLKFVDYEKAFDSVETNAVLSALVDQGVDASYVRTLANCYDRYTTKIQFFHRTLTIPIGKGVRQSYNVSPKLFTTALQWIMKSLSWEEKGTRVDGRFLSNLHFTDDIVLFSSTTSEAETMLNELNEAGKRIGLRINRKKAQFMKNAYYEDRETSS
- a CDS encoding hypothetical protein (NECATOR_CHRIV.G15459.T1), which codes for MFILRFSWVSLFFQIFDWKKMKTPHNGLPPHSGVKVTLGVDLRCTAWVGRRPVVKAKLAVAWLLSLGKRFFATPAYSLPQYPAQWALPSQTSDGDTRTNRHGGCLRPRTVSTDADLHALLGAAEGIKFYVIVLQEAKCRRSDVRQMNDGTLVIRREKVPSRNIGGVSFAVHPSVVHLVDSHEILPPHLAILRLHPLRQKPISIINYYSPTSAADE